A genomic region of Arvicola amphibius chromosome 7, mArvAmp1.2, whole genome shotgun sequence contains the following coding sequences:
- the Twist1 gene encoding twist-related protein 1, producing the protein MMQDVSSSPVSPADDSLSNSEEEPDRQQPASGKRGARKRRSSRRSAGGSAGPGGATGGGVGGGDEPGSPAQGKRGKKSAGGGGGGGGGSAGGGGGGSSSGGGSPQSYEELQTQRVMANVRERQRTQSLNEAFAALRKIIPTLPSDKLSKIQTLKLAARYIDFLYQVLQSDELDSKMASCSYVAHERLSYAFSVWRMEGAWSMSASH; encoded by the coding sequence ATGATGCAGGACGTGTCCAGTTCGCCAGTCTCGCCGGCCGACGACAGCCTGAGCAACAGCGAGGAGGAGCCGGACCGGCAGCAGCCGGCGAGCGGCAAGCGCGGGGCTCGCAAGCGGCGCAGCAGCCGGCGCAGCGCGGGCGGCAGCGCGGGGCCCGGCGGGGCCACGGGCGGGGGCGTCGGAGGTGGCGACGAGCCGGGCAGCCCGGCCCAGGGCAAGCGCGGCAAGAAGTctgcgggcggcggcggcggcggcggcggcggcagcgcgggcggcggcggcggcggcagcagcagcggaGGCGGGAGCCCGCAGTCGTACGAGGAGCTGCAGACGCAGCGGGTCATGGCCAACGTGCGGGAGCGCCAGCGCACGCAGTCGTTGAACGAGGCGTTCGCCGCGCTGCGCAAGATCATCCCCACGCTGCCCTCGGACAAGCTGAGCAAGATTCAGACCCTCAAACTGGCGGCCAGGTACATCGACTTCCTGTACCAGGTCCTGCAGAGCGACGAGCTGGACTCCAAGATGGCAAGCTGCAGCTATGTGGCCCACGAGCGGCTCAGCTACGCCTTCTCGGTCTGGAGGATGGAGGGGGCCTGGTCCATGTCTGCGTCCCACTAG